The following coding sequences lie in one Synechococcus sp. PCC 7336 genomic window:
- a CDS encoding PIN/TRAM domain-containing protein, translating to MLDVLLILIFILAGAGVGTYGLDFLPQAVLANANVAGARFVTGGFGALTGLLLGAIVRWGYRRFERTVRSLPADVLVTRSIGLVVGLLLANLAMGPVYLLPLPKELNFIEPLTSVFFSLCFAYLGVSLGDTHGRSLLRLFNPNLAMQATLMAEGSVQPASAKIVDTSCIIDGRIVKLIETGFVEGTIVVPRFVLLELQAIADKADPQKRERGRRGLDMLKQLQETYLDRIVVHEADYPELTTVDEKLVRLTQISNGALLTTDFNLNKVASLQNVAVLNVNELAEAMRPAYLPGDNIELKIVREGTEPGQGVGYLEDGTMVVVEEGVKLVGKKRPVEVTSALQTAAGRMIFAKLVKRKKAEPVQSS from the coding sequence ATGCTAGACGTCTTACTCATCTTAATTTTCATCCTAGCAGGTGCGGGGGTGGGGACTTATGGCCTGGACTTTCTGCCCCAGGCAGTTTTGGCCAATGCCAATGTTGCAGGAGCGCGGTTTGTGACCGGCGGCTTTGGCGCTCTAACCGGCTTGCTGCTGGGGGCGATCGTGCGCTGGGGCTACCGCCGCTTCGAGCGGACTGTGCGATCGCTGCCCGCCGATGTCTTGGTCACGCGATCGATTGGTCTGGTGGTGGGGCTGCTATTGGCCAATCTAGCGATGGGGCCAGTGTACCTTTTGCCGTTGCCCAAAGAACTCAACTTTATCGAACCCCTCACATCGGTTTTCTTTAGCCTCTGCTTTGCCTATCTGGGGGTGAGTTTGGGGGATACCCACGGGCGATCGCTTTTACGCCTATTCAATCCAAATCTCGCCATGCAGGCCACTCTGATGGCAGAAGGATCGGTCCAACCCGCCTCCGCCAAGATTGTGGATACGAGCTGCATTATTGACGGTCGCATTGTCAAGCTGATCGAGACTGGCTTTGTGGAGGGCACGATTGTGGTGCCTCGGTTCGTCTTGCTGGAGCTGCAAGCAATTGCCGATAAGGCCGATCCTCAAAAGCGAGAACGAGGCCGTCGCGGTTTGGATATGCTCAAGCAGTTGCAGGAAACCTACCTCGATCGGATTGTGGTTCACGAAGCGGATTATCCCGAGTTGACGACTGTGGATGAAAAGCTCGTGCGGCTGACACAGATTAGTAATGGAGCGTTACTGACCACCGATTTCAACCTCAATAAAGTGGCCTCGCTGCAGAATGTTGCAGTCCTGAATGTGAATGAACTGGCAGAGGCCATGCGTCCAGCTTATCTGCCGGGAGACAATATCGAGCTGAAAATCGTACGGGAGGGCACGGAACCCGGCCAAGGGGTGGGCTATCTCGAAGACGGCACGATGGTGGTGGTGGAGGAAGGGGTGAAGTTAGTAGGCAAGAAACGCCCCGTTGAAGTGACTAGCGCTTTGCAAACGGCTGCAGGTCGGATGATTTTTGCCAAGTTAGTGAAAAGAAAGAAGGCTGAACCCGTTCAGTCATCATAG
- a CDS encoding ATP-binding protein: MPIAAAVGISGWLSIRNGRRAVEDLANQLINEVSDRVEQKLESHLEIPHLINQLTANAFENRLLDIDDPNEIERHLFGQVKTFEWVSYVYMGSAGGGLISPGRRLDGTYAIEVTPEFQSPGTYFIYTADRQGNRGERQQSFPDYDARVRPWYRAAVEHRGATWGEPYIYFGQGGIALPAVQPLYSDDGEFLGVLAADLLLDALSRFLKTFEIGRTGQVFAIERSGLLVATSTGEAMAVSAENGTERRVEAVNSQNPLTQSVTQRLLEQTNGMAEIESPQSFRLMADNQRQFVRVTPWQDAYGLDWLIVIAVPETDFFAQIDANQRNTVAAIGIALVAATLVGVTTSRWIAVPIVRLSRSAEAIARGNLSQTVAVAGVGEVDALADAFNQMSQKLQESFAELARANRELEQRVEERTAALKQARDTATAANRAKSEFLATMSHEIRTPMNAIIGMTGLLLDETLTPKQQEFARTIRTGSETLLAIVNDILDFSKIEAGRLELERHSFNLRQCAEDSLEFVSPQAAARQLNLIGEIDPQVPQTVLGDATRIQQIVVNLLSNAVKFTHQGEVMLSVFARPLDAAANWELHFAVKDTGIGIPPERMNCLFEPFVQVDASMTREYGGTGLGLAICHRLTTAMGGRIWVESEVDRGSTFSFTVPVQSVNDGQVDNALQASKSGQIANRTLPTALGSELPPQESASATPFAFDETLAQQLPLKILLAEDVAVNQKVMLRILQRLGYRADVASNGREVLEALQRQRYDVILMDVQMPELDGLETARCICAQTVAEDAPWIVALTANATPGDRQACLEAGMNDYISKPIRTEKLIQALKNYRSDRSA; this comes from the coding sequence GTGCCCATTGCTGCAGCTGTGGGGATAAGTGGGTGGCTCAGCATTCGGAATGGACGGAGAGCCGTTGAGGATCTAGCGAATCAGCTCATCAACGAGGTTAGCGATCGCGTCGAACAAAAGCTAGAGAGTCATCTGGAAATCCCCCATCTGATTAATCAGCTAACGGCGAATGCATTTGAGAATCGTTTATTGGATATCGACGATCCGAATGAGATCGAGCGCCATCTGTTCGGGCAGGTCAAGACGTTTGAATGGGTGAGCTATGTCTACATGGGAAGTGCTGGCGGCGGACTGATCTCCCCCGGACGCAGACTCGATGGCACCTATGCCATCGAAGTCACACCCGAGTTCCAATCCCCTGGCACTTATTTCATCTATACTGCCGATCGTCAGGGCAATCGGGGCGAACGGCAGCAGAGCTTTCCAGATTACGATGCGCGGGTGCGGCCTTGGTACAGGGCGGCAGTGGAGCATCGAGGCGCGACTTGGGGCGAACCCTATATTTACTTCGGTCAAGGGGGAATTGCCCTACCCGCCGTGCAACCCCTTTACAGTGACGATGGCGAGTTTTTGGGAGTACTCGCCGCAGATTTGCTTTTGGATGCCCTCAGCAGATTTCTCAAAACGTTTGAGATTGGCCGAACCGGACAGGTGTTTGCGATCGAACGTTCGGGATTGTTAGTGGCGACTTCCACAGGCGAAGCCATGGCGGTCTCAGCAGAGAACGGGACCGAACGAAGGGTAGAGGCAGTAAACAGTCAGAATCCGCTGACCCAAAGCGTGACTCAACGCTTGCTCGAACAGACCAATGGCATGGCGGAGATTGAGAGTCCGCAGTCTTTTCGGCTGATGGCCGACAACCAACGTCAATTTGTTCGGGTGACCCCCTGGCAGGATGCCTACGGCCTCGATTGGTTGATTGTCATCGCAGTACCGGAGACTGACTTTTTTGCTCAGATCGATGCCAATCAGCGAAACACTGTTGCGGCGATCGGCATTGCACTCGTGGCAGCCACGCTGGTGGGCGTTACCACCTCTCGATGGATTGCGGTACCGATCGTGCGGCTCAGTCGCTCGGCAGAGGCGATCGCCCGTGGGAATCTCAGCCAAACAGTTGCAGTCGCTGGTGTGGGCGAGGTTGATGCTTTGGCAGATGCGTTCAATCAAATGTCCCAAAAACTGCAAGAGTCGTTTGCGGAGTTGGCGCGAGCCAATCGGGAGCTGGAGCAGCGGGTGGAAGAACGTACCGCAGCACTCAAACAGGCCAGAGATACGGCGACTGCCGCAAATCGGGCGAAAAGCGAATTTCTCGCTACGATGAGCCACGAAATTCGCACCCCCATGAATGCCATCATCGGCATGACAGGATTGCTACTCGATGAAACGCTTACCCCGAAACAGCAAGAATTTGCCAGAACCATTCGCACTGGTAGCGAAACCCTGCTGGCAATCGTGAACGACATTCTGGACTTTTCCAAAATTGAGGCGGGGCGGCTGGAACTGGAGCGGCATTCATTCAATTTACGTCAGTGCGCAGAAGATTCGCTGGAGTTTGTCTCGCCCCAAGCCGCTGCCCGACAGCTCAATCTGATCGGCGAGATCGATCCGCAGGTACCCCAAACTGTTTTAGGAGATGCCACCCGCATTCAGCAAATTGTGGTCAATCTGCTATCCAATGCGGTCAAATTCACCCACCAGGGGGAGGTGATGCTATCGGTCTTTGCTCGTCCGCTAGATGCGGCAGCGAATTGGGAGCTGCATTTCGCGGTGAAAGATACCGGGATTGGCATTCCGCCGGAGCGCATGAATTGTCTGTTTGAGCCCTTCGTGCAGGTGGATGCGTCAATGACGCGGGAATATGGCGGCACTGGCTTGGGCCTAGCGATCTGCCACCGCCTGACGACGGCAATGGGCGGCAGGATATGGGTTGAGAGTGAGGTGGATCGGGGCTCGACCTTCTCCTTTACCGTGCCCGTGCAGTCAGTGAACGACGGACAGGTGGACAACGCGCTGCAAGCAAGCAAGAGCGGGCAGATTGCGAATCGCACGCTCCCGACTGCTCTGGGTAGCGAGTTGCCCCCTCAGGAGTCAGCTTCTGCGACTCCATTTGCTTTTGATGAAACATTGGCGCAACAGCTTCCCCTGAAGATTTTGCTAGCGGAAGATGTGGCGGTGAATCAAAAGGTGATGCTCAGAATTTTGCAACGATTGGGGTATCGTGCCGATGTGGCCAGCAATGGACGAGAGGTGCTGGAGGCATTACAGCGCCAGCGCTACGATGTGATTTTGATGGACGTACAGATGCCCGAGCTAGACGGTTTGGAAACCGCTCGCTGTATTTGCGCTCAGACAGTGGCTGAAGATGCCCCCTGGATCGTCGCATTAACTGCCAATGCAACTCCAGGCGATCGCCAAGCCTGTTTAGAGGCGGGTATGAACGATTACATCAGCAAGCCCATTCGCACCGAAAAACTGATTCAAGCCCTGAAAAACTATCGATCGGACCGATCCGCATAG
- the mnmH gene encoding tRNA 2-selenouridine(34) synthase MnmH, giving the protein MPQPLPLQDFLHADGIILDVRSPGEFEQAHIPGAMNLPLFSNEERARVGTCYKRQGRDAAVELGFEIAGPKFVSFVRRAKQLVGDRPIRLHCWRGGLRSETMAWVLRTAGLSVEVLEGGYKAFRRWCLSTFAETRPIAILGGMTGTGKTYTLHALAARGEQILDLEGLANHRGSSYGALGLPPQPSTEQYENAIAMQWAALDPHKLVWIEAESRTVGCCRVPQAVFAQMERAVVFRIQRTRQERIDSIVDVYGSEDRRGLIEATQRIRKRLGGERTQAAIALLEQGKLAEAFDIVLHYYDKTYTYDLERRSSDSYTIDVSGLLYEEAAGILIEKARFFLSESGLG; this is encoded by the coding sequence GTGCCCCAACCCCTTCCCCTACAAGATTTTCTCCATGCCGACGGCATCATCCTGGACGTGCGCAGTCCGGGGGAATTCGAGCAGGCCCACATTCCGGGGGCGATGAATTTGCCGCTGTTTAGCAATGAAGAGCGAGCACGGGTGGGCACTTGCTACAAACGACAGGGACGAGATGCCGCCGTCGAGTTGGGCTTTGAGATTGCCGGTCCCAAGTTTGTCAGTTTTGTGCGGCGGGCCAAGCAGTTAGTCGGCGATCGCCCCATCCGCTTGCATTGCTGGCGGGGGGGATTGCGCAGCGAAACGATGGCCTGGGTGTTGCGCACTGCAGGGCTCTCGGTGGAGGTTTTAGAGGGGGGATATAAAGCGTTTCGGCGCTGGTGTTTATCGACGTTTGCAGAAACTCGTCCCATCGCCATCTTGGGAGGAATGACCGGTACGGGAAAAACCTATACGTTGCATGCTTTAGCAGCTCGGGGAGAGCAAATTCTCGATTTAGAGGGGTTAGCCAACCATCGAGGCAGTAGTTATGGCGCTTTGGGCTTGCCGCCGCAGCCGTCCACCGAACAGTACGAAAATGCGATCGCGATGCAGTGGGCTGCTCTAGATCCGCACAAACTGGTGTGGATCGAGGCTGAAAGTCGAACGGTGGGGTGCTGTCGGGTGCCGCAGGCAGTGTTTGCTCAAATGGAACGGGCTGTCGTTTTTCGCATTCAACGGACTCGTCAAGAACGGATTGACTCGATCGTCGATGTATATGGCAGCGAGGATCGGAGGGGATTGATTGAAGCAACGCAACGAATTCGCAAGCGCTTGGGAGGGGAAAGAACTCAAGCGGCGATCGCCTTGCTCGAACAGGGCAAATTGGCCGAAGCATTCGATATCGTATTGCACTATTACGACAAGACCTATACCTACGATCTGGAACGACGCAGTTCGGATAGTTACACCATTGATGTGTCTGGGTTGTTGTATGAAGAAGCGGCAGGAATACTCATTGAAAAAGCTCGGTTTTTCCTGTCGGAATCAGGGTTGGGTTAA
- a CDS encoding PIN domain-containing protein, with the protein MNGRVLLDTNILVYLYDGSDSDKQAKAFAAVDRLIRSQKAVISPQILGEFFVATTRTRRQLLTPNEAAERICNYWAACSIVPVTGAISLEATRGVLVYQMSFWDAQIWATAKLNQIQHIYSEDFSTGAIIEGVEFLNPFL; encoded by the coding sequence ATGAACGGTAGAGTCTTGCTCGACACCAATATCCTCGTCTATCTCTACGATGGCTCAGATTCAGATAAGCAAGCGAAAGCATTTGCCGCTGTCGATCGCCTCATTCGCTCGCAAAAGGCTGTTATCAGTCCCCAAATCTTGGGAGAGTTCTTTGTCGCGACAACGAGAACTAGACGTCAACTCCTAACGCCTAATGAAGCTGCCGAGAGAATTTGCAATTACTGGGCTGCTTGCTCGATCGTTCCTGTTACTGGAGCGATTTCACTCGAAGCAACGCGCGGGGTACTGGTTTATCAGATGAGCTTTTGGGATGCTCAGATTTGGGCAACTGCCAAGCTCAACCAAATTCAACATATTTACAGTGAAGATTTTTCTACAGGAGCCATCATAGAAGGGGTTGAATTTCTCAATCCCTTTCTATAA
- a CDS encoding LL-diaminopimelate aminotransferase, translated as MIRLAQRIQPLQTNVFADMDGAKAAAIASGQSLIDLSLGSTDLYPPAAAIATLHKALDDPETYSYTLFHSTHFFRAACARWYERKFGLAVDAETEVLTLIGSQEGTAHLPLALMDPGSIALLTDPGYPSYVGGVYLAGGEIHSMPLVADRNFLPNFDDIPARVCDRARLMVLSYPNNPTTAVAPPNFWQQAVHFCQAHNIALIHDFPYVDMALDGPPPTSVLTVDREKSVSVELFSMSKSFHMGGFRVGFAIGNAEIVRALRQVKAAIDFNQYRGILRAAAAVLDNPGDVVETSREIYRERRDRSTAALAAIGWSIPTPSMGMYLWAPLPPRYPGNSMRFCLDLVKTTGVALAPGRGFGEMGEGYIRFALMHEMEILEKAIGKISEFLQQYARG; from the coding sequence ATGATTCGCCTCGCTCAGCGCATTCAGCCGCTCCAAACCAATGTGTTTGCCGACATGGACGGTGCCAAAGCGGCGGCGATCGCCTCCGGTCAGTCCCTCATCGATTTGTCCCTCGGCTCTACAGACTTGTACCCACCTGCAGCGGCGATCGCCACGCTCCACAAAGCCCTCGACGATCCCGAAACCTACAGCTACACCCTCTTCCACAGCACCCACTTTTTCCGCGCAGCTTGTGCTCGCTGGTACGAGCGCAAATTTGGTCTAGCCGTCGATGCCGAAACAGAAGTACTGACCCTAATTGGCTCTCAGGAAGGCACTGCCCACTTGCCTCTAGCGTTGATGGACCCCGGCAGTATCGCTCTATTGACCGATCCGGGCTATCCCTCCTATGTGGGCGGCGTGTATTTAGCCGGAGGAGAGATCCACAGTATGCCCCTCGTCGCCGATCGCAATTTTCTGCCCAACTTCGACGATATCCCCGCTAGAGTCTGCGATCGCGCCCGCCTGATGGTGTTGAGCTATCCCAATAACCCCACCACCGCAGTGGCTCCCCCCAACTTTTGGCAGCAGGCGGTCCACTTCTGCCAAGCCCACAACATCGCCCTCATCCACGACTTCCCCTACGTAGATATGGCCCTCGACGGTCCCCCACCGACATCAGTGCTAACGGTGGATCGAGAAAAATCAGTGTCTGTCGAGCTGTTCTCGATGTCCAAATCTTTTCATATGGGGGGATTTCGGGTCGGGTTCGCGATTGGGAATGCGGAGATTGTGCGGGCCTTGCGTCAGGTAAAGGCAGCGATCGATTTCAATCAATATCGTGGTATCTTGCGGGCTGCCGCAGCCGTACTGGATAATCCGGGCGATGTGGTGGAGACCTCCCGAGAGATTTATCGAGAGCGGCGCGATCGCAGCACCGCTGCCCTCGCCGCCATTGGCTGGTCGATTCCCACCCCCTCAATGGGCATGTATCTCTGGGCTCCTCTGCCGCCGCGCTACCCTGGCAATTCGATGCGCTTTTGTTTGGATTTAGTCAAAACGACTGGAGTGGCACTGGCTCCGGGTCGAGGGTTTGGGGAAATGGGAGAAGGTTACATTCGGTTTGCCTTGATGCACGAGATGGAGATCTTGGAAAAGGCGATCGGGAAAATCTCTGAATTTTTGCAGCAATATGCAAGAGGATAG
- a CDS encoding Uma2 family endonuclease — protein MDPIINLTRQQFYRLCLANPDLPLERSPNGELVIMSPVGGEGGSQAANLIVKVGIWNEQTQLGIVFSSQTVFSLPGGGDRAPDVAWVDLNRWQALTQEEREGFPPFGPDFIIELRSRTDRLPPLQEKMKEYIRCGVRLGWSIDRTDKQVEIYRPNQAVEIIAMPTLLSGEAVLPGFELKVEP, from the coding sequence TTGGACCCCATTATTAATCTGACCCGACAACAGTTTTATCGACTGTGTTTGGCAAATCCCGATTTACCTCTGGAACGTTCCCCCAATGGAGAACTAGTTATTATGTCGCCGGTCGGTGGAGAAGGCGGAAGTCAAGCAGCCAACCTGATTGTCAAAGTCGGCATCTGGAACGAACAAACCCAATTGGGCATCGTTTTCAGCTCTCAAACTGTTTTTAGCTTACCCGGTGGGGGCGATCGCGCTCCCGACGTGGCTTGGGTGGATCTGAATCGCTGGCAAGCCTTGACTCAGGAGGAACGGGAAGGATTTCCCCCGTTCGGCCCCGACTTTATCATTGAACTGCGATCTCGCACTGACCGACTGCCCCCGCTCCAAGAGAAAATGAAGGAGTACATCAGATGCGGGGTACGATTGGGCTGGTCGATCGATCGAACGGACAAGCAAGTAGAGATTTATCGCCCCAACCAAGCAGTAGAAATTATCGCAATGCCTACCCTGCTCTCTGGAGAAGCGGTGCTTCCGGGCTTTGAGTTGAAGGTAGAACCCTGA
- the lon gene encoding endopeptidase La encodes MPAPLLLPLIPLRDTVVFPCLTVPLLIGRSRSLAALKAVLATDDQLVILAAQKDSDCEDPLAKQIYRVGTLAKIHQVMRLPDESVKILVEGQERVAITRFRRRQPGFQVEAEPIETVGLAEEGERRDRLEVMQRMLVDEFAKYVSAHPKLPDAAYESVQEIVDPTRLTDLIASFLPIDLEAKQQLLAEANVSPRLMQVSQLLHGQMQLMEIEQEIHARVRERIDANQKEYYLREQLKVIQSELGDETDEMVSLRRKLETIGIPTESWPRVERELKRLEQLPPMTAEAGTIQNYLEWLAALPWQQMGSETLDLLRAERVLNADHYGQEKVKERILEFLAVRQLLADRDRSRSGGPAILCLVGPPGVGKTSLARSIANSLDRKLVRVSLGGVHDESAIRGHRRTYIGSMPGRILQALRDVGTRNPVMLLDEIDKLSTSFQGDPAAALLEVLDPEQNASFSDHFVEIPFDLSQVFFICTANTDDTIPAPLLDRMDVVRLGGYTVAEKMAIARQHLIPKQIERNGLEKDTLELQTSALQRLICEYTREAGVRNLERKVGALCRKVARKSLTASDKRRRITERNLESYLGTPPFLPEEKDLQNQVGICTGLAWTPYGGCTLPIEVNVMPGKGKLQLTGQLGDVMKESAQAAFSFIRSHRKELQVTDGFPDQIDVHIHIPEGATPKDGPSAGIAMATALVSALSGRAVRHDVAMTGEITLRGRILPIGGLKEKSLAAKQVGIRTVLFPKGNTKDLQSVPDEVTRNLELRPVEYLAEVLDCALEERSAGEKRTFVLPWVKVGGAAALGDGPTLNPS; translated from the coding sequence GTGCCTGCCCCCCTGCTGCTTCCCCTGATTCCCCTACGGGACACAGTGGTGTTCCCGTGTCTCACGGTACCGCTACTGATTGGCCGCTCGCGATCGCTGGCGGCCCTGAAGGCTGTTCTGGCCACTGACGACCAACTGGTGATCTTAGCCGCGCAAAAAGACAGCGACTGCGAAGATCCCCTAGCCAAACAGATCTATCGGGTGGGTACACTGGCCAAAATTCATCAAGTCATGCGACTGCCTGACGAGTCCGTCAAAATTTTGGTGGAGGGCCAAGAACGGGTGGCGATAACCCGATTCCGTCGTCGCCAGCCAGGATTTCAAGTGGAAGCCGAACCGATCGAGACTGTGGGCTTAGCAGAGGAGGGAGAGCGACGGGACCGTCTCGAAGTCATGCAGCGGATGTTGGTGGACGAGTTTGCCAAATATGTTAGCGCCCACCCCAAACTACCCGATGCCGCTTACGAATCCGTACAGGAAATTGTCGACCCCACTCGCCTCACCGACCTCATTGCATCTTTTCTGCCCATCGATCTAGAGGCCAAACAGCAACTCCTGGCAGAAGCCAATGTCAGCCCTCGTCTCATGCAGGTGAGCCAATTGCTGCACGGCCAAATGCAGTTGATGGAGATCGAGCAGGAAATTCACGCTCGCGTGCGCGAACGGATTGATGCCAATCAGAAAGAGTATTACCTGCGCGAACAGCTCAAGGTGATTCAGTCGGAGTTGGGAGATGAGACTGATGAAATGGTCAGTTTGCGCCGCAAGCTGGAAACCATCGGCATCCCCACAGAGTCTTGGCCGCGAGTCGAGCGGGAGTTGAAACGGCTGGAGCAATTGCCCCCCATGACGGCAGAAGCTGGGACCATCCAGAACTATTTGGAATGGCTGGCAGCCTTGCCCTGGCAACAGATGGGCTCTGAAACCCTCGATTTGTTGCGGGCAGAACGGGTGCTCAATGCCGACCACTACGGCCAGGAAAAAGTTAAAGAGCGCATTCTAGAGTTTTTAGCCGTGCGGCAATTGCTGGCCGATCGCGATCGATCGCGATCGGGCGGTCCCGCCATCCTTTGCCTCGTCGGCCCGCCGGGAGTGGGCAAGACGAGCTTGGCCCGATCCATTGCCAATAGCCTCGATCGCAAGCTCGTCCGCGTCAGTTTGGGGGGCGTTCACGACGAATCCGCCATTCGCGGTCACCGCCGCACCTATATCGGTTCGATGCCCGGTCGGATCTTGCAGGCATTGCGGGATGTGGGGACCCGCAATCCGGTGATGCTGCTGGACGAAATCGATAAACTCAGCACTTCCTTCCAGGGGGATCCGGCAGCGGCCTTGCTGGAGGTGCTCGACCCCGAACAAAACGCTAGCTTTAGCGATCACTTTGTCGAAATTCCCTTCGACCTCAGTCAAGTTTTCTTTATCTGTACTGCCAACACTGACGACACCATCCCCGCACCACTGCTCGATCGCATGGATGTAGTTCGCTTGGGGGGCTATACCGTGGCTGAAAAAATGGCGATCGCCCGCCAACACCTGATTCCCAAACAAATCGAGCGCAATGGCCTCGAAAAAGACACCCTCGAATTGCAAACCTCTGCCCTGCAACGGCTGATCTGCGAATATACCCGCGAGGCGGGAGTGCGCAATCTAGAGCGCAAAGTGGGAGCACTCTGCCGCAAAGTCGCGCGCAAATCCCTGACCGCTAGTGACAAGCGCCGCCGCATCACCGAGCGCAACCTCGAATCTTATCTGGGCACCCCCCCCTTCTTACCCGAGGAGAAAGATCTCCAAAATCAAGTGGGCATCTGCACCGGTCTAGCTTGGACTCCCTACGGTGGCTGCACCCTGCCCATCGAAGTCAACGTCATGCCCGGTAAAGGCAAGCTGCAGCTCACGGGGCAATTGGGGGATGTGATGAAGGAATCGGCCCAAGCCGCCTTCAGTTTCATCCGCTCCCACCGCAAAGAGCTGCAAGTCACCGACGGCTTCCCCGATCAAATCGACGTTCACATTCACATTCCTGAAGGGGCCACCCCCAAAGACGGCCCTTCGGCAGGAATTGCGATGGCCACTGCATTGGTATCCGCGCTGTCGGGGCGGGCGGTGCGCCACGATGTCGCCATGACGGGCGAAATTACCCTGCGCGGTCGGATTTTGCCCATTGGCGGCTTAAAAGAGAAATCTTTAGCTGCCAAGCAGGTGGGCATTCGCACGGTATTGTTTCCGAAGGGCAATACCAAAGATCTGCAATCGGTACCCGATGAAGTCACGCGAAATCTGGAATTGCGTCCGGTGGAATATCTCGCGGAGGTACTCGACTGTGCCCTTGAGGAACGCAGTGCGGGAGAGAAACGGACGTTTGTGCTGCCTTGGGTGAAGGTGGGCGGTGCAGCGGCGTTGGGCGATGGGCCAACTCTCAATCCTTCCTAG
- a CDS encoding DUF561 domain-containing protein: MTSTKIAAMLEALADRRALKVISGLQNFDSDRVRRVVRAAEFGGATWVDIAASPALIELARSETTLPICVSAIDPNALKDAVLAGADLVEIGNFDSFYAAGRQFSAADVISLTRQTRALLPRTLLSVTVPHTLPLDRQAELAEQLELHGADFIQTEGGTSSTPAHSGTLGAIEKAAPTLAAAYEISRAVSIPVICASGLSTATVGMAIAAGAAGVGVGSAISQLDVEVAAIAQVRALVEALNSLSHSVSATR, from the coding sequence ATGACCTCGACCAAGATCGCTGCAATGCTAGAGGCTCTTGCCGATCGCCGCGCCCTTAAAGTCATTAGCGGCTTGCAAAACTTTGATAGCGATCGCGTTCGCCGCGTGGTTCGCGCTGCCGAGTTCGGTGGAGCTACCTGGGTAGATATCGCTGCTTCGCCCGCATTAATCGAACTGGCCCGCTCGGAAACCACACTCCCCATCTGCGTCTCGGCAATCGACCCCAACGCGCTCAAAGACGCCGTACTGGCGGGGGCCGATCTGGTGGAAATTGGTAATTTTGATAGCTTTTACGCCGCCGGTCGCCAGTTCTCCGCCGCAGATGTTATCAGTCTGACTCGCCAAACTCGTGCCCTCCTACCCCGCACCCTACTCTCCGTCACCGTTCCCCACACCCTGCCCCTCGACCGGCAAGCCGAGCTGGCCGAGCAGTTAGAACTCCACGGTGCAGACTTCATCCAAACGGAAGGCGGCACCAGCAGCACCCCCGCCCACAGCGGTACCCTGGGCGCGATTGAAAAAGCAGCACCCACTCTAGCCGCCGCCTACGAAATTAGCCGCGCCGTCTCTATCCCCGTCATCTGTGCCTCCGGCCTCTCCACCGCGACAGTCGGTATGGCGATCGCCGCTGGTGCAGCAGGGGTAGGGGTGGGCTCTGCCATTAGCCAGCTCGATGTCGAAGTGGCCGCGATCGCTCAAGTGCGCGCTCTCGTAGAAGCCCTCAATAGTCTCTCTCATAGCGTTTCGGCAACCCGCTAA
- a CDS encoding HEAT repeat domain-containing protein, which produces MTESSVEEVAALLQSEDWGDRLKAVNQTRTLTGTDALKLLSQAAVDPHTRVRYAAISQIGTLKLDDPTAPLPLLRDRLLSDSEIDVRAAAAAAMGDLKQPEVLPDLLAACDRETEWLAVLSIIAALGELGDLAAFDRIQQATGDDNGLIRATAASALGDLGDPRGLDALIRLAAEEDWQIRHRACIALGKIGAGGARPTLETLADDDIEQVAQTARDILAQML; this is translated from the coding sequence TTGACCGAAAGTTCTGTAGAAGAAGTGGCAGCCCTGCTGCAGTCGGAGGATTGGGGCGATCGCCTCAAGGCCGTCAACCAAACCCGTACCCTAACGGGTACAGATGCTCTCAAACTGCTCTCGCAGGCTGCAGTCGATCCGCACACCCGCGTTCGCTACGCCGCAATTAGCCAAATTGGCACCCTCAAACTGGACGATCCGACGGCTCCATTACCTCTCTTGCGCGATCGCCTGCTCTCGGATAGTGAAATTGACGTGCGAGCGGCAGCAGCGGCAGCTATGGGAGATCTGAAACAGCCAGAGGTGCTGCCCGATTTGCTGGCAGCCTGCGATCGCGAAACCGAATGGCTGGCCGTGCTCAGCATCATTGCAGCATTAGGAGAACTGGGAGATCTAGCTGCTTTTGACAGAATCCAGCAGGCGACAGGAGACGACAATGGCTTAATTCGGGCTACCGCTGCGAGTGCTTTGGGCGATCTAGGCGATCCTCGCGGTCTCGATGCCCTGATTCGACTCGCTGCTGAGGAGGATTGGCAAATTCGCCACCGTGCCTGTATTGCGTTGGGAAAAATTGGCGCTGGTGGCGCTCGACCCACTTTAGAAACGCTAGCCGATGACGACATCGAGCAAGTCGCCCAAACCGCCCGAGATATCCTGGCCCAAATGCTATAG